A portion of the Sphaerochaeta pleomorpha str. Grapes genome contains these proteins:
- the dnaA gene encoding chromosomal replication initiator protein DnaA, which produces MTDSKSNYFEFWQETASRIKETLPEQEYTTWFNRIVYIGSDDRKVILAGASQFILDTVISRYRDLIVNTLSELTGEEVSVDFIVKSRVEIEERKKQDPGEKAPRQEAPVIQIPKQKISVEKNLKMKTDCNLNPSYEFSNFVIGDNSTFAYNASLAIAKNPGVSYNPCLIYGGVGMGKTHLLNSIGNYIIDNTPELKVMYVTAEMFTNEFIESIGAQRTQGFKNKFRKVDVLLIDDIHFLQGKDSTQEELFHTFNNLYESKKQMVFTCDRPISELKNITDRLSSRFERGLNVDLQPPNYETRMAILKSKTKKRASAMSEDILNYIAVNVCTNVRDLESSLTKLIAYSELLDQDLSLEKAKELLGTLPSIAANGNQALSIDTIIKVVGEYFNVSSFEIKGKKKNKSLIQPRQIAMYLSRDITEFSTTEIGTEFGGRDHTTVMHAFARIVSLMKGDEAFSNTIQKLKRDLTNSKK; this is translated from the coding sequence ATGACTGATTCAAAAAGCAACTATTTTGAATTCTGGCAAGAGACAGCCTCACGTATAAAAGAGACTCTTCCGGAACAGGAATATACGACCTGGTTTAATCGTATCGTCTACATCGGGTCAGATGACAGGAAGGTCATTTTAGCCGGTGCAAGCCAATTTATTCTCGATACGGTAATCTCACGGTACAGGGATCTGATCGTCAATACGCTCAGCGAATTGACCGGTGAGGAAGTCAGTGTCGATTTCATCGTAAAGTCCCGGGTGGAAATTGAAGAAAGGAAAAAGCAAGACCCCGGAGAAAAAGCACCAAGACAGGAAGCCCCTGTAATACAGATTCCGAAACAAAAAATCTCGGTTGAAAAAAATTTGAAAATGAAAACCGATTGCAACCTCAACCCTTCCTATGAGTTTTCAAATTTCGTAATCGGTGACAACAGTACGTTTGCCTACAATGCCAGCCTGGCAATTGCAAAAAACCCTGGGGTCAGCTACAACCCTTGTCTCATCTACGGGGGGGTAGGCATGGGAAAAACCCACCTACTCAATTCAATTGGGAATTATATCATCGATAATACCCCGGAATTGAAAGTCATGTATGTCACCGCCGAAATGTTTACTAATGAATTCATTGAATCCATTGGGGCCCAGAGGACCCAGGGATTCAAAAACAAATTCAGAAAAGTCGACGTTTTGCTCATAGACGACATACATTTTCTCCAGGGAAAAGACAGCACCCAGGAGGAACTTTTCCATACGTTCAACAATCTCTACGAGTCGAAAAAGCAAATGGTTTTCACGTGTGATAGACCTATCAGCGAATTGAAAAACATTACAGACCGACTCAGCTCAAGGTTCGAAAGAGGTCTCAATGTAGACTTGCAGCCACCGAATTATGAGACAAGAATGGCTATTTTGAAAAGCAAGACAAAAAAGAGAGCCAGTGCGATGAGTGAGGATATTCTCAATTACATTGCCGTGAACGTATGTACAAATGTAAGGGATCTCGAGTCCTCGCTTACGAAGCTCATTGCCTACAGCGAACTACTCGACCAGGATCTTTCCTTGGAAAAAGCCAAAGAATTACTGGGCACCCTTCCTTCCATTGCAGCGAACGGGAACCAAGCGCTCTCGATAGACACCATAATCAAAGTGGTCGGAGAATACTTCAATGTCAGCTCTTTCGAGATCAAGGGAAAGAAGAAAAACAAGTCCCTTATACAGCCGAGACAGATTGCAATGTATCTCTCCAGGGACATTACTGAATTCTCTACAACCGAGATAGGAACCGAGTTCGGGGGACGGGATCACACCACAGTCATGCATGCTTTTGCTCGTATCGTATCATTGATGAAAGGTGATGAAGCCTTCAGCAATACCATCCAGAAATTAAAGAGGGACTTAACAAATAGTAAGAAGTAA